The following coding sequences lie in one Allorhizobium pseudoryzae genomic window:
- a CDS encoding nuclear transport factor 2 family protein: MSLFSQYNILLYPAYSSIRVVYLEASHPRTEIEASVAKAEARQENQMTIKLPKAIQAYFDADRKGSPDTVAALFTSSGRVKDKGETHRGRDAIRQWVADESGQYSYSVEPFFIGTENDKTQVTAHLVGTFPGSPIDLRYFFVLSGDKIAELEITV; this comes from the coding sequence TTGTCCCTCTTTTCGCAATACAACATCCTCCTTTATCCCGCTTATTCGTCAATAAGGGTCGTCTATCTTGAAGCCAGTCACCCTCGAACGGAGATCGAAGCCTCGGTCGCAAAGGCAGAGGCGAGACAGGAGAACCAGATGACGATTAAACTACCCAAGGCCATTCAAGCCTATTTCGATGCGGACCGAAAAGGCAGCCCCGATACTGTCGCTGCCCTTTTTACCAGCAGCGGCCGCGTAAAGGACAAGGGCGAGACCCATCGCGGCCGTGATGCGATCCGCCAGTGGGTGGCGGACGAGTCCGGGCAATACAGCTATAGCGTCGAGCCTTTTTTCATCGGCACGGAGAACGACAAGACGCAGGTGACGGCCCATCTCGTCGGTACCTTCCCGGGCAGCCCCATCGACCTTCGCTACTTTTTCGTCCTTTCGGGCGACAAGATCGCTGA
- a CDS encoding LysR family transcriptional regulator — MTRFVLADLDAVLSIARLGSFRAAALDLGMSTTALSNSIAKLEQRLGIRLFNRTTRSVSLTDAGRTFVERVGPAVTDIRDAMLAAQSLQEVPTGTLRINAFATAAREVMEPLILSFLQRYPQVHVDLVTEGRIVDIVAAGFDLGLRPADLVPADMIAVPLGLKRSNAVVASPEFLRTHGRPTVPADLYRFRCIRVRLPNNALFRWKFEKDGNAVQIDVQGSITLDESSLVRIAAQNGVGLGYVMEADVREDIAAGRLVRVLEDWTPALAPLALYYPGRKNPPAAFTAFIQAARHFAKG, encoded by the coding sequence ATGACGCGATTCGTTCTTGCTGATCTTGATGCCGTTCTCAGCATCGCCCGCCTGGGGTCGTTCAGGGCTGCCGCCCTTGATCTCGGCATGTCCACGACTGCCTTGAGCAATTCGATCGCCAAGCTGGAGCAGCGCCTCGGCATCCGCCTGTTCAACCGGACGACCCGAAGCGTCTCGCTGACCGATGCGGGCAGGACCTTTGTGGAACGCGTAGGCCCCGCGGTCACCGATATCCGCGATGCCATGCTGGCGGCACAGTCGCTTCAGGAGGTCCCAACGGGCACGCTGCGCATCAACGCGTTTGCCACGGCAGCGCGGGAAGTGATGGAGCCGCTCATCCTGTCATTTCTGCAGCGCTATCCCCAGGTCCATGTCGACCTGGTCACCGAGGGACGGATCGTCGATATCGTTGCGGCCGGTTTCGACCTCGGGCTGAGACCGGCCGATCTCGTCCCGGCAGACATGATCGCCGTGCCTCTGGGCCTGAAACGCAGCAATGCGGTCGTGGCGTCGCCGGAATTTCTGCGCACCCATGGGAGGCCAACGGTACCAGCCGACCTTTACCGATTTCGCTGCATCCGCGTACGTCTTCCCAACAACGCGCTGTTTCGATGGAAATTCGAGAAGGACGGAAATGCCGTTCAGATCGACGTCCAGGGTTCGATTACCCTGGACGAGTCGAGCCTCGTGCGAATTGCGGCGCAAAACGGCGTCGGCCTCGGATATGTCATGGAAGCGGACGTGCGCGAAGACATCGCGGCCGGCAGGCTGGTACGTGTTCTCGAAGACTGGACGCCGGCCCTGGCACCGCTGGCGCTCTACTATCCCGGCAGGAAAAATCCACCGGCCGCCTTCACTGCGTTCATCCAGGCTGCCCGCCATTTTGCCAAGGGGTGA
- a CDS encoding FAD-dependent oxidoreductase, which yields MLNARQEKTDVVVIGGGAGGMSAAVAAARLGARVVLIEQYGFLGGAASNSQVLAYCGFYQKGSTPVSAVLGIGAELLAELETIGQSVAPIISRSGNWIVMLDPEAVKFAFDRMCERAGVEVRLHSKLTAVTKEEGRITSVTLADQAGTVTIEAGSFIDASGEATLSVLAGARLTSDIRRGDHVQPASMPVRIGGVAPDAPFDRAVLSGIIAHYNATSDTPILRADGGVMSRLPISGDVWWMTIDLPLGGLSGEDFCVVEREARRQAWRNLALIKQMPGFERAYLVATGPQIGIRETRRPQSCEDMTGAALKTGARRSDGIGRAAWPMEVHEAPGRASFTDLGGEGFADIPMGSLQAADIANLYLAGRVVGADQTAYGSVRVMGTAFATGHAAGVAAALWMQTGKAVPEDIRRVLITQNALV from the coding sequence ATGCTTAACGCCCGGCAGGAGAAGACAGATGTCGTCGTGATTGGCGGCGGTGCCGGCGGCATGAGCGCGGCTGTTGCCGCAGCGCGTCTGGGAGCGCGGGTGGTTCTCATCGAACAATACGGCTTTCTCGGTGGCGCTGCATCCAATTCGCAGGTGCTCGCCTATTGCGGCTTCTATCAGAAGGGGTCTACGCCGGTGTCGGCCGTGCTCGGTATCGGCGCTGAATTGCTTGCGGAGCTTGAAACCATCGGCCAATCCGTCGCGCCGATCATATCGCGAAGCGGAAACTGGATCGTTATGCTTGATCCGGAAGCGGTGAAATTCGCCTTTGACCGGATGTGCGAGCGTGCTGGGGTTGAGGTGCGGCTACACAGCAAGCTGACAGCAGTTACCAAGGAAGAGGGCCGCATCACCTCCGTCACGCTCGCCGATCAGGCAGGGACCGTTACGATCGAGGCCGGCAGTTTCATCGATGCGAGCGGCGAGGCGACGTTGTCAGTGTTAGCCGGCGCCCGCCTGACGAGCGACATCCGTCGCGGCGACCATGTGCAGCCAGCCTCGATGCCCGTCCGGATTGGCGGCGTGGCACCCGATGCCCCGTTTGACCGGGCAGTGCTGTCCGGCATCATCGCACACTACAATGCCACATCAGACACGCCCATTCTGCGCGCCGATGGCGGCGTGATGTCGCGGCTTCCGATATCGGGCGATGTGTGGTGGATGACGATCGATCTTCCCCTCGGCGGTTTGAGTGGCGAAGATTTTTGCGTCGTCGAGCGGGAGGCACGGCGGCAGGCCTGGCGCAATCTCGCACTCATCAAACAGATGCCCGGTTTCGAGCGGGCCTATCTGGTGGCGACCGGACCACAGATCGGCATCCGCGAGACCCGCCGGCCGCAGTCGTGCGAGGACATGACCGGCGCCGCACTCAAGACCGGCGCACGCCGTTCCGATGGCATCGGCCGCGCCGCCTGGCCGATGGAGGTGCACGAGGCGCCGGGCCGGGCCTCCTTTACCGATCTCGGCGGCGAAGGTTTTGCCGATATCCCGATGGGCTCGCTCCAGGCTGCGGATATCGCCAATCTTTACCTCGCAGGACGTGTCGTCGGTGCCGACCAGACGGCCTATGGATCGGTACGGGTGATGGGCACGGCCTTTGCCACCGGGCACGCGGCCGGCGTGGCCGCAGCCCTTTGGATGCAGACAGGAAAGGCTGTTCCTGAGGATATACGACGGGTTCTCATCACCCAGAATGCCCTTGTCTGA
- a CDS encoding shikimate dehydrogenase family protein, with protein MDWYDMIGASTRLVAIIGSPIAQVKSPENFNRHFEHNGLDRAMIAVDLTEGQVADFVAMARGWQNLDGFVVTIPHKNAVARLIEDLSPRARFLGAVNVVRRHPDGHLSGDMTDGAGFVDALRARSFSVEGKSALLIGAGAAGSAIAQALAETGLAELSIQDIDAMRAKMLVAKLASAFPECHCAVATGDVQPFDLVVNCSPAGMRDFDPQPVAQSIIEMMPADGLAAEVITSPEHTVFLKAAAARGLAVQTGVEMAKAQFELLAQAMGIMDGNHHA; from the coding sequence ATGGATTGGTACGACATGATCGGTGCTTCTACCCGCCTCGTGGCCATCATCGGCTCCCCTATCGCCCAGGTGAAATCGCCGGAGAACTTCAATCGCCATTTCGAGCATAACGGGCTCGATCGCGCCATGATCGCGGTCGACCTAACGGAAGGCCAGGTCGCGGATTTCGTGGCGATGGCGCGCGGATGGCAGAACCTCGACGGTTTTGTCGTCACCATCCCGCACAAGAATGCGGTGGCGAGGCTCATCGAGGATCTGAGCCCGCGCGCGCGCTTTCTCGGCGCGGTCAATGTCGTGCGGCGTCATCCCGACGGACATCTGTCGGGGGACATGACCGATGGAGCCGGTTTTGTCGATGCGCTGCGCGCGCGGAGTTTTTCGGTCGAAGGCAAATCGGCCCTGCTGATCGGTGCAGGGGCCGCCGGCAGTGCTATTGCCCAGGCGTTGGCTGAGACAGGCCTTGCCGAACTCTCGATCCAGGACATCGACGCGATGCGCGCCAAGATGCTGGTGGCAAAGCTCGCCTCCGCTTTTCCAGAATGCCATTGCGCCGTGGCGACCGGCGACGTGCAACCGTTCGATCTGGTGGTGAACTGCTCGCCCGCCGGCATGCGCGACTTCGACCCGCAACCGGTGGCGCAGAGCATCATCGAGATGATGCCGGCAGACGGCCTGGCCGCCGAGGTCATCACCTCGCCCGAGCACACCGTGTTCCTGAAGGCCGCCGCTGCACGCGGTCTTGCCGTGCAGACCGGGGTCGAGATGGCCAAGGCTCAGTTCGAGCTGCTCGCGCAGGCTATGGGGATCATGGACGGAAACCATCATGCTTAA
- a CDS encoding LysR family transcriptional regulator produces the protein MATPKLKERHLEIFRIVMATQSLTAAARHLGVSQPSLSVAIKRLEDQLGVALFARISGRMVPTEEARLILAEVERVHQQSEMLSDVVYSIARGQATTFRFGATPSIGMRLLPKAVRQLQLKGTAGTYYCDSLPQRDVRDYLLFGQGSCVATIATVEDPLIDTVKIGEANLVCVVPAGHALASRSSVTPGDIMGDTLISFAPATTHGLHIDETFRRWGIVRETSVFVHFVEAALSFVAEGIGITILDAFSAMDCTSSGLVAIPIENSVTVSAYVHSCLLRPRPLAADKLIAELRTIAAAAGMR, from the coding sequence GTGGCCACACCGAAACTGAAAGAACGACATCTCGAGATCTTCCGCATCGTCATGGCGACCCAGTCGCTGACGGCTGCGGCGAGGCATCTCGGCGTCTCCCAACCCAGTCTCTCGGTCGCGATCAAGCGGTTGGAGGATCAATTGGGGGTGGCGCTGTTTGCGCGCATCTCCGGCCGCATGGTGCCCACTGAGGAGGCGCGGCTGATCCTGGCCGAAGTGGAGCGGGTCCACCAGCAGTCCGAAATGCTGTCCGATGTCGTCTATTCGATCGCCCGCGGCCAGGCCACGACGTTCCGCTTTGGCGCAACCCCCAGCATCGGCATGCGCCTGCTGCCCAAGGCGGTTCGGCAGTTGCAGCTCAAAGGCACGGCCGGCACCTATTATTGCGATTCCCTGCCACAGCGCGATGTCAGGGATTACCTGCTATTCGGACAGGGCAGTTGTGTGGCCACCATCGCCACCGTGGAGGACCCGCTGATTGATACGGTGAAGATCGGGGAAGCCAACCTCGTCTGCGTGGTGCCGGCTGGCCATGCGCTGGCCTCGCGATCATCGGTCACGCCCGGGGACATCATGGGCGACACGCTGATTTCCTTCGCACCCGCCACGACGCACGGCCTGCATATCGACGAGACCTTCCGGCGCTGGGGCATCGTGCGTGAAACCTCCGTCTTCGTGCATTTCGTCGAGGCTGCGCTGTCCTTCGTCGCGGAGGGGATCGGTATCACCATCCTTGACGCTTTCTCGGCGATGGACTGTACATCGAGCGGCCTCGTTGCCATACCGATCGAAAACAGCGTCACTGTCTCGGCCTATGTGCATTCCTGCCTGCTGCGGCCGCGGCCGCTGGCTGCCGACAAGCTGATCGCCGAGTTGCGCACCATCGCTGCTGCTGCAGGAATGCGTTGA
- a CDS encoding alpha/beta fold hydrolase, translating to MTNKEALFAGFAETVIETTDVHFSVLTHGRGPAVLLLHGYPETRAAWHRIAPWLAESCSVVVPDLPGYGRSRVIADFEGAGSKRRMAASLVAMMGALGHETFAVVGHDRGGRVAYRMALDFPDRVKALVSVTVVPTPEMWEGASKAFGMGAWHWFMMAQPAPLPEKLMAGDPRSLLDTTLEKMAGGLDRLDPRALADYRACFDDPAVRHAMCEDYRAGATTDEADDLADRAAGRMIEVPVLLIWEAGRRYGGGREPLDIWRDWASNVEGVGLNGGHLLPETASEQVRERIEDFFGRIGHGG from the coding sequence GTGACGAATAAGGAAGCGCTTTTTGCCGGCTTTGCCGAGACGGTGATCGAGACCACGGATGTCCATTTTTCGGTTCTGACCCATGGCCGCGGACCGGCGGTGCTGCTTTTGCACGGGTACCCGGAAACGCGCGCGGCCTGGCATCGCATAGCGCCCTGGCTTGCCGAAAGCTGTAGCGTCGTCGTGCCTGATCTGCCGGGCTATGGACGCAGCCGCGTGATTGCCGATTTCGAAGGCGCCGGTTCCAAGCGCCGCATGGCGGCGAGCTTGGTTGCGATGATGGGTGCACTTGGCCATGAGACATTCGCCGTTGTCGGCCACGATCGCGGCGGTCGGGTCGCCTACCGTATGGCACTGGATTTTCCCGACAGGGTAAAGGCGCTGGTATCCGTGACCGTCGTACCCACGCCAGAAATGTGGGAAGGCGCATCCAAGGCATTCGGCATGGGCGCATGGCACTGGTTCATGATGGCTCAGCCCGCGCCGCTACCGGAAAAGCTGATGGCCGGTGACCCGCGATCCCTGCTCGACACCACGCTTGAAAAAATGGCGGGCGGGCTCGATCGGCTCGATCCCAGAGCGCTCGCCGATTACCGCGCCTGCTTCGATGATCCCGCTGTGCGCCACGCCATGTGCGAAGACTACCGTGCCGGTGCGACCACCGACGAGGCGGACGACCTCGCGGATAGGGCAGCCGGGCGGATGATCGAGGTGCCGGTGCTGCTGATCTGGGAGGCTGGGCGACGCTATGGCGGCGGACGCGAGCCGCTTGATATCTGGCGCGACTGGGCAAGCAACGTCGAGGGGGTGGGGCTAAACGGTGGCCACCTGCTGCCGGAAACGGCGAGCGAACAGGTGCGCGAACGGATAGAGGACTTCTTCGGGAGGATCGGCCATGGTGGCTAA
- a CDS encoding LysR family transcriptional regulator produces the protein MVANDLGVSGTGSAEQLLSLRQIEVFHTVMNARSITGASKVLNVSQPALSRTIRRIEDLLGIALFIRDRNGLVPTSEALEIYAEIDPLLRQLTGVGAQIERIVRGETAVFRIGSTASVARALVPQALRELSQEVPGIELFFDVLPVDQIEDYLTTGRGEALVTIATPDHPLIAIEPVGRADLVAVIPRTHPLSTKTLVRSRDLAGADFIAFAAGGAHQRVVDSFLDRAKVKVNARAVARFSDTALALANEEMGIVLVDYMTTLGPLGSNLVVRPIENAPQFEVSVLWNRRRPHSANLQKLIEILSRKLANLPALG, from the coding sequence ATGGTGGCTAACGATCTGGGCGTTTCTGGAACGGGCTCTGCCGAGCAGCTTCTCAGCCTGCGTCAGATCGAGGTTTTCCACACCGTCATGAATGCGCGCTCGATCACGGGGGCGTCCAAGGTGCTCAACGTATCCCAACCGGCGCTGAGCCGCACGATCCGCCGAATTGAGGACCTTCTCGGCATCGCCCTGTTCATCCGCGATCGAAACGGGCTGGTGCCGACATCGGAAGCGCTGGAGATCTACGCCGAAATCGATCCGCTGTTGCGCCAGCTGACCGGTGTCGGCGCACAGATTGAACGCATCGTGCGCGGCGAGACTGCGGTCTTCCGGATCGGTTCGACGGCGAGCGTCGCGCGCGCACTGGTGCCGCAAGCGCTGCGCGAGCTCTCCCAGGAAGTGCCCGGCATCGAACTCTTCTTCGATGTCCTGCCGGTAGACCAGATCGAGGACTACCTGACGACCGGGCGCGGGGAAGCGCTGGTGACGATCGCAACACCCGATCACCCCTTGATCGCGATCGAGCCGGTGGGTCGGGCCGATCTCGTCGCCGTCATTCCCCGCACCCATCCGCTATCAACAAAGACGCTGGTCAGGTCCAGGGATCTTGCAGGCGCCGACTTCATCGCCTTTGCCGCTGGCGGCGCCCATCAGCGCGTTGTGGACAGCTTTCTCGACCGCGCCAAGGTCAAGGTGAATGCGCGAGCCGTCGCCCGCTTTTCGGACACGGCACTCGCCCTTGCCAACGAGGAAATGGGCATCGTCCTCGTCGATTACATGACGACGCTTGGCCCGCTCGGCAGCAATCTCGTTGTCCGGCCGATCGAGAACGCGCCGCAATTCGAAGTCTCGGTGCTGTGGAACCGCCGTCGCCCGCATTCGGCAAATCTCCAGAAGCTGATCGAAATCCTCAGCCGCAAGCTCGCCAATCTGCCGGCACTCGGCTGA
- a CDS encoding ABC transporter substrate-binding protein yields MQFTMKRRQALWGMGALGAAAAFGLPARAATRNLAVLHLASHAPSFIAFERGYYKDAGLDIQLKFFEAAQPMAVAIASGDADFGVTAMSGGLISLAQKDAVKVIGGALTEEKGITGAIVLASNKAYDAGLTDPAKLAGKSFGITTAGSSFHFMAHKIAQANNLKLADIELRPLQKLGAIVGALSTGQIDAWVIQPSVAKKMIREGAAKQIGIMSDYAPNYQVTTAFTSTKNAKDERAMTESFIKAYSRAVADYNAAFVDKTADAAEVDALAKIVHKYVESDSPADVAKQNLIDGSMRINQGLALSLDSCVEQLEWFKAEGMVKDAITNEQLFDTTYVKTI; encoded by the coding sequence ATGCAGTTCACAATGAAACGCCGTCAGGCGCTTTGGGGCATGGGCGCCTTGGGTGCCGCTGCGGCATTCGGCCTTCCTGCCCGCGCAGCCACCCGCAATCTTGCCGTCCTGCACCTTGCTAGCCACGCACCGAGCTTCATTGCCTTCGAGCGCGGTTACTACAAGGACGCCGGCCTCGACATTCAACTGAAGTTCTTTGAAGCGGCGCAGCCGATGGCCGTTGCCATCGCTTCCGGCGATGCCGATTTCGGGGTGACCGCCATGAGCGGCGGCCTGATCAGCCTGGCCCAAAAGGATGCCGTCAAGGTCATCGGCGGTGCACTCACCGAGGAGAAGGGCATCACCGGCGCGATCGTGCTCGCCTCCAACAAGGCCTACGATGCCGGCCTGACCGATCCGGCGAAACTGGCGGGCAAGAGCTTCGGAATCACCACTGCCGGCTCGTCGTTCCACTTCATGGCCCACAAGATCGCTCAGGCCAATAACCTCAAACTCGCCGACATCGAGCTTCGCCCGTTGCAGAAGCTGGGCGCTATCGTCGGTGCGCTGTCGACGGGCCAGATCGACGCGTGGGTCATCCAGCCGAGCGTCGCCAAGAAAATGATCCGCGAAGGTGCTGCCAAGCAGATTGGCATCATGTCGGATTATGCCCCCAACTATCAGGTAACCACCGCCTTCACGTCGACCAAAAACGCGAAGGACGAGCGGGCAATGACGGAATCCTTCATCAAGGCCTATTCCCGAGCTGTCGCCGATTACAATGCGGCATTCGTCGACAAGACCGCCGACGCGGCCGAGGTCGATGCCTTGGCGAAGATCGTTCACAAATATGTCGAGAGCGACAGCCCTGCGGATGTAGCCAAGCAGAACCTGATCGATGGCTCGATGCGCATCAACCAAGGCCTCGCTTTGTCGCTCGATAGCTGCGTCGAACAGCTCGAGTGGTTCAAGGCCGAAGGCATGGTCAAGGACGCCATCACTAACGAACAGCTGTTCGACACGACCTACGTGAAGACGATCTGA
- a CDS encoding ABC transporter ATP-binding protein — protein sequence MDLRLNNISHYYGAVEVLKDISLDIPQGQIVCLIGPSGCGKSTLLRFLGGLERPSKGEVLQVGDAPADSLNPLTYVFQHFALLPWRSVEGNIKLVLENHGLSRREMDDIVTDVLERTRLSDFRSALPKQLSGGMRQRVAISRALAVRPAVMLMDEPLSALDSQTRELLMDDLVSLWTRQPFTSVYVTHNLNEAVRLGHRVVVLSRRPGRIRDIVDIEIPLADRHLGDPQLEAKQAQLWDLMREEAMAADKELVNV from the coding sequence ATGGACCTGAGACTCAACAATATCAGCCACTATTACGGAGCCGTCGAAGTCCTCAAGGACATCTCGCTCGACATACCGCAGGGGCAGATCGTCTGTCTGATTGGTCCGTCCGGCTGCGGCAAGTCCACGCTCCTGCGCTTCCTCGGCGGGCTTGAGCGCCCGTCGAAGGGCGAGGTTCTGCAGGTCGGCGATGCGCCCGCGGATTCGCTCAACCCGCTGACCTATGTCTTCCAGCATTTTGCGCTTCTGCCGTGGCGTTCGGTGGAAGGCAATATCAAGCTCGTTCTCGAAAATCACGGCCTCAGCCGTCGCGAAATGGATGACATCGTCACAGACGTTCTGGAGCGAACCCGCCTTTCCGATTTCCGTTCGGCGCTTCCAAAGCAGCTGTCCGGCGGCATGCGCCAGCGCGTCGCCATCAGCCGAGCGCTTGCCGTGCGGCCCGCCGTCATGCTGATGGACGAACCCTTGTCTGCGCTCGATAGCCAGACCCGTGAGCTGCTGATGGATGATCTGGTGTCCCTGTGGACCCGTCAGCCATTTACCTCCGTCTATGTGACGCATAATCTCAACGAGGCGGTGAGGCTTGGGCACCGCGTCGTCGTGCTGTCTCGCCGTCCCGGCCGTATCCGCGACATTGTTGATATCGAAATCCCGCTCGCAGACCGTCATCTCGGTGATCCCCAGCTGGAGGCCAAACAGGCCCAGCTCTGGGACCTCATGCGCGAAGAGGCCATGGCGGCGGACAAGGAGCTGGTCAATGTCTGA
- a CDS encoding ABC transporter permease: protein MDAHDRNSGRIKAVNFRGGGFAPVPVRGMGLIVFVALIALAEAGTRSGFISNLTLPRPSAVLDTFVQLWQTGLLWKHLLPSLQRLLIGGLLGVSVGVALGVLIGLFSYVRAGLVPLVAALFPIPKIALLPLFVIWFGIDEMSKYMLIAFGTFTPTVVATYGAVDNVDRTLIRMGQSFGLSWWSIVRKIVLPGAFPAILSGLRVSISIAIILLVAAEMLGAQYGVGSYILEAGSLYDLEKLFAGVTILSVLGLIVSFVIGRVEKHFLSWR, encoded by the coding sequence ATGGACGCACACGACCGCAACTCCGGTCGCATCAAGGCCGTCAACTTTCGCGGCGGCGGCTTTGCCCCGGTGCCGGTGCGCGGGATGGGACTGATCGTTTTCGTGGCACTCATCGCGCTTGCGGAAGCCGGTACGCGCAGCGGCTTCATTTCCAACCTCACCCTGCCCCGCCCCTCTGCCGTTTTGGACACCTTCGTGCAGCTCTGGCAGACCGGCCTTCTGTGGAAGCATCTTCTGCCCTCGCTGCAGCGCCTGCTCATCGGCGGCCTGCTGGGCGTTTCTGTCGGCGTCGCCCTCGGCGTCCTGATTGGTCTGTTCAGCTATGTACGCGCCGGCCTCGTTCCGCTGGTCGCCGCTCTGTTTCCGATCCCGAAGATTGCGCTGCTGCCGCTGTTCGTCATCTGGTTCGGCATTGACGAGATGTCGAAATACATGCTGATCGCCTTTGGCACCTTCACCCCGACGGTGGTGGCGACCTACGGCGCCGTCGACAATGTCGATCGGACCCTGATCCGCATGGGTCAGAGCTTTGGGCTGAGCTGGTGGTCGATCGTGCGCAAGATCGTCCTTCCGGGCGCCTTTCCCGCCATCCTGTCCGGGCTCCGGGTCTCGATCTCGATCGCGATCATCCTGCTCGTGGCTGCCGAAATGCTCGGCGCACAGTATGGCGTCGGTTCCTACATTCTCGAAGCCGGTTCGCTCTACGATCTCGAAAAGCTGTTCGCTGGCGTGACCATCCTGTCCGTGCTCGGCCTGATCGTCAGTTTCGTCATCGGCAGGGTCGAAAAGCACTTTCTCAGCTGGCGCTGA
- a CDS encoding zinc-dependent alcohol dehydrogenase → MLALQKTRAAAGLDFRAPDKPAPQAGEVLVRVHSAGICGTDLHIAAWTPGYESMESAMPVTLGHEFAGTIVKVGPGIAEEVLDMRVTARPSTTCGRCAACLAGDDDNCSARKGIGIGRNGAFAALVSVPHANCHRVPDGLDLSIAALTEPMTVCAEAVATADVRAGQTVLVIGPGFIGQGIAILARAKGARVVVLGRDDQPRLAALRAAGFADLIDTQDTTLDMALTDYPPFDAIIEAAGVPSLVNASLPFLKKRGIFTVVGIHPRAAEIDLTRLVRMHQQIRGSYRAPPATWDDVLRFLETNQGLMRGLISHSFALADALEGFRLAHTRVASKVMLTIGDAP, encoded by the coding sequence ATGCTTGCCTTGCAAAAGACCCGCGCCGCCGCGGGGCTGGACTTCCGCGCGCCCGATAAACCTGCGCCCCAGGCCGGAGAAGTGCTGGTGCGCGTCCATTCCGCCGGGATCTGCGGCACGGATCTCCACATCGCCGCCTGGACACCGGGCTATGAGTCGATGGAAAGCGCGATGCCGGTCACGCTTGGCCATGAATTTGCCGGCACGATTGTAAAGGTCGGGCCGGGCATTGCCGAGGAAGTGCTGGATATGCGGGTGACGGCGCGTCCGTCCACCACCTGCGGCCGCTGTGCGGCCTGCCTCGCCGGGGACGATGATAACTGCAGCGCCCGCAAGGGAATCGGCATCGGGCGTAACGGTGCCTTCGCGGCTCTGGTCAGTGTTCCCCATGCCAATTGCCACCGGGTGCCGGACGGGCTCGACCTGTCGATCGCGGCCCTGACGGAGCCGATGACCGTCTGCGCCGAGGCTGTCGCCACCGCGGATGTTCGAGCCGGCCAGACGGTGCTGGTGATCGGCCCGGGCTTCATCGGACAAGGCATCGCCATCCTCGCACGGGCCAAAGGCGCAAGGGTCGTAGTTCTCGGACGCGATGACCAGCCGCGGCTCGCCGCGTTGCGTGCGGCCGGTTTTGCCGACCTGATCGACACGCAGGACACGACGCTGGACATGGCCCTGACCGACTATCCCCCCTTCGATGCCATCATCGAGGCGGCCGGAGTACCGTCTCTGGTCAATGCCAGCCTGCCGTTCCTGAAGAAGCGCGGCATCTTCACGGTTGTCGGCATTCATCCGCGCGCTGCCGAGATCGACCTGACGCGGCTGGTGCGGATGCATCAGCAGATCCGCGGGTCGTATCGCGCGCCGCCGGCGACCTGGGACGACGTGCTGCGTTTCCTCGAAACAAACCAGGGCCTGATGCGCGGGCTGATCAGCCACAGTTTCGCCCTCGCCGATGCGCTGGAGGGCTTTAGGCTTGCACACACCCGTGTCGCGTCGAAAGTCATGCTGACGATCGGTGACGCACCATGA
- a CDS encoding carbohydrate kinase family protein has protein sequence MSKAFLALWNDFPTAMRDEYETWHTFEHVPERLTPPGIRAARRYAAFGAASDRYFTIYELDDTAALEHPDYLDLVRHPTPWSSKMRQHFSQVLRIPAECIASGGRGTGTHVLIQAYSVDRSQADGASAKLALVLQDLVSAGRMLSYRIGLAEPNQKYEVFEQEPQADTGMLNVVLLAESSSRGGLEEIHPTLATAAKDVLQPQATLRDGVMELLVSFHDIDVPANRSQILASETMRARFTDASCGTSSPDRRSRKLPGSHSGQG, from the coding sequence ATGAGTAAGGCCTTCCTCGCGCTCTGGAACGATTTTCCTACCGCCATGCGGGACGAATACGAGACGTGGCACACGTTCGAACACGTGCCCGAGCGGTTGACGCCGCCCGGCATCCGCGCCGCCCGTCGCTACGCCGCCTTCGGCGCCGCTTCGGATCGCTATTTCACCATCTACGAGCTCGATGATACAGCAGCGCTCGAACATCCCGACTATCTGGATCTCGTGCGCCACCCCACGCCGTGGTCTTCGAAGATGCGCCAGCATTTCTCCCAGGTTCTGCGCATACCGGCCGAATGCATCGCCTCCGGCGGCCGGGGGACGGGCACCCATGTGCTGATCCAGGCCTATTCCGTGGACCGCAGCCAGGCTGACGGCGCATCGGCCAAACTGGCCTTGGTTCTTCAGGATCTGGTCTCCGCCGGGCGGATGCTCTCCTATCGCATCGGGCTTGCCGAACCGAACCAGAAATACGAGGTGTTCGAGCAGGAGCCACAGGCGGATACGGGCATGCTCAATGTGGTGTTGCTTGCCGAAAGCAGCAGCCGTGGCGGACTGGAGGAGATCCATCCGACACTTGCGACGGCGGCCAAGGATGTGCTGCAACCGCAGGCCACTCTCCGCGATGGAGTGATGGAGCTGCTGGTAAGTTTTCATGACATCGACGTACCCGCGAACCGCTCCCAGATCTTGGCCAGCGAGACGATGAGGGCACGCTTCACCGACGCCAGCTGCGGGACCAGCAGCCCCGATCGGAGAAGCCGGAAGCTCCCTGGCTCTCACTCCGGCCAGGGTTGA